In Bdellovibrionales bacterium CG10_big_fil_rev_8_21_14_0_10_45_34, one genomic interval encodes:
- a CDS encoding 50S ribosomal protein L36 produces the protein MKVRASVKKVCNKCKVIKRKGVIRVICENPKHKQRQG, from the coding sequence ATGAAAGTGCGCGCATCTGTGAAGAAGGTTTGTAACAAATGCAAGGTGATCAAGCGAAAGGGCGTTATTCGAGTTATTTGCGAAAATCCCAAGCACAAACAAAGACAAGGTTAA
- a CDS encoding adenylate kinase encodes MNLIFFGPPGAGKGTQASLLAESGDYNHISTGELFRQSISQDTELGREAKAYLDKGELVPDEITIGLVRNLLIDMAGKSWILDGFPRTIPQAEALDRLMEDLNIRSPRAVFFEVPKSVLIKRLTGRRGCPSCGALYNVYFSPPKVEGLCDRCGSALSQRKDDSEDVIGARLREYDKKTAPLKDYFETKNRIILVNADGPKDVVREELGKALDS; translated from the coding sequence TTGAACCTTATTTTCTTTGGTCCTCCAGGAGCTGGAAAAGGTACTCAGGCTTCACTGCTGGCTGAATCCGGCGATTACAATCATATCTCAACAGGAGAGCTTTTTAGGCAGTCCATCTCTCAAGATACTGAGCTTGGGCGTGAAGCTAAGGCGTATCTGGATAAGGGAGAGCTAGTTCCAGACGAGATTACAATTGGCTTGGTGAGGAATCTACTCATCGATATGGCAGGAAAGAGCTGGATACTCGACGGATTTCCTCGCACGATTCCTCAAGCTGAGGCTTTAGATCGTCTAATGGAAGATCTAAATATCCGTTCTCCTCGCGCAGTTTTTTTTGAAGTTCCAAAGAGCGTCCTCATAAAAAGATTGACAGGGCGGCGTGGATGCCCCAGCTGTGGTGCGCTCTACAACGTCTATTTCTCGCCTCCTAAAGTAGAAGGCTTGTGCGATCGCTGCGGATCTGCTCTCAGTCAAAGAAAAGACGACAGTGAAGATGTTATCGGTGCGAGGCTTCGTGAATATGATAAGAAAACGGCTCCATTGAAAGACTACTTTGAAACAAAAAACAGGATTATTTTGGTGAATGCTGATGGGCCAAAAGACGTGGTGAGGGAAGAGCTGGGCAAAGCCTTGGATAGCTGA
- a CDS encoding 30S ribosomal protein S13 has product MARIAGVDLPRNKRTQVALTYIYGIGNATAKVICEKVGIPSDQRTEAITDGQIAQIREFLEKEHPVEGDLRRNVSMAIKRLMDLGCFRGIRHRKGLPVRGQRTRTNSRTRKGPRRTVANKKKAV; this is encoded by the coding sequence ATGGCTCGTATTGCAGGTGTAGATTTACCAAGAAATAAGAGGACGCAAGTTGCTCTTACCTATATTTACGGAATCGGAAATGCTACGGCGAAAGTAATCTGTGAAAAAGTGGGTATTCCTTCTGATCAAAGAACGGAAGCTATCACTGATGGACAGATTGCTCAGATTCGTGAATTTCTTGAGAAGGAGCATCCAGTAGAAGGAGATCTTCGAAGAAATGTTTCAATGGCAATTAAGCGATTAATGGATCTTGGATGTTTCCGAGGGATTCGGCATCGTAAAGGCTTGCCCGTGCGAGGTCAAAGAACACGCACCAATTCACGGACTCGTAAAGGACCTAGAAGAACTGTTGCGAATAAAAAGAAAGCCGTCTAA